From a single Streptomyces sp. NBC_01264 genomic region:
- a CDS encoding serine hydrolase domain-containing protein, with amino-acid sequence MKLKLTALRFSLVLGVAGALLAVPTAAQARNQAQAQTQARTPARATADHAATLAALNELKAGGGPGAGVYAGTRDASWNLSTGTATINTNDPIGPDEYYRVGSQSKTFTAVAVLKLAEANGIGLDDPIEQHLPGVVSVNGHDGNRITIRHLLQHTSGIPVNGLPLAQARPDGSYTLAALVKDGLRFAPASQPGAAFQYSNTNYEILGMLIEKITGLPLHQAVTQQVIQPLGLAHTRFPAPTDRAVPSPAIHGYRGTRIGSFFFWLDGTAFEPSTFYGSGAVLSTLRDMTAFYQAIVDGTALSPANLAEMEKTFELGQPGSGNGYGLGMLKFALPCGGTAWGHDGAVPGYYSQTLVTEDGRHASVVTNAHLATNIPGAQMYKTLTSALCETPS; translated from the coding sequence ATGAAGTTGAAGCTCACCGCGCTACGGTTCTCGCTCGTCCTCGGTGTGGCCGGAGCCCTCCTGGCGGTGCCCACGGCCGCACAGGCGCGGAACCAGGCGCAGGCACAGACCCAGGCGCGGACCCCGGCCCGGGCTACCGCGGACCATGCCGCCACGCTCGCGGCCCTGAACGAGCTCAAGGCGGGCGGCGGTCCCGGGGCGGGCGTGTACGCGGGGACCCGCGACGCCTCGTGGAACCTCTCCACCGGCACGGCCACCATCAACACCAACGATCCGATCGGCCCGGACGAGTACTACCGCGTCGGGAGCCAGTCGAAGACCTTCACCGCCGTCGCCGTACTGAAGCTCGCGGAGGCCAACGGGATCGGCCTCGACGACCCCATCGAGCAGCACCTGCCCGGTGTGGTCTCCGTGAACGGCCACGACGGGAACCGGATCACGATCCGGCACCTCCTCCAGCACACCAGCGGCATACCGGTGAACGGCCTCCCGCTCGCGCAGGCCCGCCCGGACGGCTCGTACACCCTCGCGGCCCTGGTGAAGGACGGGCTGCGCTTCGCCCCGGCCTCCCAGCCCGGCGCCGCCTTCCAGTACTCGAACACCAACTACGAGATCCTCGGCATGCTGATCGAGAAGATCACCGGCCTGCCCCTACACCAGGCCGTCACCCAGCAGGTGATCCAGCCGCTCGGCCTGGCCCACACCCGCTTCCCCGCCCCCACGGACCGCGCCGTGCCGAGCCCGGCGATCCACGGCTACCGGGGCACCCGGATCGGCTCGTTCTTCTTCTGGCTGGACGGGACGGCGTTCGAACCGTCCACCTTCTACGGGTCCGGCGCCGTCCTCTCCACGCTCCGGGACATGACCGCCTTCTACCAGGCGATCGTCGACGGTACGGCGCTCTCGCCCGCGAACCTCGCCGAGATGGAGAAGACCTTCGAGCTCGGGCAGCCGGGCTCGGGGAACGGCTACGGCCTCGGGATGCTGAAGTTCGCCCTGCCCTGCGGCGGCACGGCCTGGGGACACGACGGAGCCGTCCCGGGCTACTACTCGCAGACGCTCGTGACCGAGGACGGACGTCACGCCTCCGTCGTGACCAACGCGCATCTCGCCACGAACATCCCCGGCGCGCAGATGTACAAGACCCTGACCAGCGCCCTGTGCGAGACGCCGTCCTGA
- a CDS encoding HD domain-containing protein, with the protein MTNVALSRAMSCIVDPPLRALPERVAELLIELGSPPRLAAHLRAVHDVAHQLVDWMEERYAAVLFDREAVLFGAATHDIGKSVHVAELSGPGSAHEQAGRALLLAHGVSPELARFAATHASWTASVGSEDLLVSLADKIWKNKRVSDLEDLVVARLAAATGRPAWEEFIALDELLSRIGEGADDRLAFQSSFQP; encoded by the coding sequence ATGACCAACGTCGCCTTGTCGAGGGCCATGAGCTGCATAGTCGACCCGCCACTCCGCGCGCTGCCCGAGCGCGTCGCGGAGCTTCTGATCGAGCTGGGGAGTCCGCCACGGTTGGCTGCCCACCTGCGGGCCGTCCACGATGTCGCGCACCAACTCGTCGACTGGATGGAGGAGCGTTACGCCGCGGTGCTCTTCGATCGCGAGGCGGTGCTCTTCGGGGCCGCGACACATGACATCGGGAAGAGCGTGCACGTCGCTGAGCTCTCCGGGCCAGGATCGGCGCACGAGCAGGCTGGACGGGCTCTTCTGCTTGCCCATGGTGTCAGCCCTGAACTCGCCCGCTTCGCCGCGACCCATGCGTCGTGGACGGCGTCGGTCGGTTCGGAGGACCTCCTGGTGAGCCTCGCCGACAAGATCTGGAAGAACAAGCGCGTGTCCGACCTGGAGGATCTGGTCGTTGCGCGGCTGGCCGCAGCGACCGGCCGGCCCGCATGGGAGGAGTTCATCGCACTCGACGAACTCCTTTCCCGCATCGGCGAAGGCGCCGACGACCGCCTGGCGTTCCAGTCGTCCTTTCAGCCCTGA
- a CDS encoding RICIN domain-containing protein — protein MTERRRRREHRRKPRRLMLLTAAMASAAVIAAGIAYSGLGDGAQAVSVQAGAEASAPAAAPARDQEPQPLAAAPANEKARGMVYDGLAPAPKGDRCAGVYRTGAGLCTHGPDAPPKGVDISKDVAPAVKASAPAADPARPAADPAAGEGGGRPQDAPAADADRAADKSAAPAPSATGQAVAAGPAGQTVQCDGDGSTGNRVQVVYVHGPGRDRYSAYVASFRKWAADADLIYAASAQETGGVRHIRYVTAADCTPTVLNIELPDSALAEFSATNAALAGKGLDRRDRKYMIFADTQVYCGIGTFNGDERPGQANISNFGPSYGRTDSGCWGGHTAAHELGHNLGAVNNSAPNTSRGAHCTDEFDVMCYSDTPYYPQMRNICTNKASENILDCNHDDYFHTSPKAGSYLATHWNIADNQFLMKNKGGGGTDPGPNPRPSPSPTKKPTPGPTKKPTGGPAVTVGQIQSDSAVASWPKVEGAAWYQVLLNGKHLGWVQSPVLRVYNLRPDTSYTVAVSVRDSAGRDSGAGKAASFRTKGTGGGATTPGTRYLLGNGSTGMAAEVWGGRAADGTVLVGARSNGYAQQQWYFDDAGGGLVRIRSAVSGKCLQPGGTPAAGMWIVQQPCGRAAAQSWKLTTRGGAVSVTDPSGGFALTVSSRPYYGNWLLDLQRTDGRAPQVWTVQKAG, from the coding sequence ATGACAGAACGACGCAGGCGTCGTGAACACCGCCGCAAGCCGCGGCGGTTGATGCTCCTCACCGCCGCGATGGCCTCGGCCGCGGTGATCGCCGCCGGCATCGCCTACTCCGGACTGGGCGACGGAGCCCAGGCCGTATCCGTACAGGCCGGTGCGGAGGCCTCCGCACCGGCCGCCGCGCCCGCCCGGGACCAGGAGCCCCAACCCCTCGCGGCCGCGCCCGCCAACGAAAAGGCGCGCGGCATGGTCTACGACGGGCTCGCCCCCGCGCCGAAGGGCGACCGGTGTGCCGGCGTCTACCGGACGGGCGCGGGTCTGTGCACCCACGGTCCCGACGCCCCGCCCAAGGGCGTCGACATATCGAAGGACGTCGCACCCGCCGTCAAGGCCTCGGCGCCGGCGGCCGATCCGGCCCGGCCCGCCGCAGACCCGGCGGCCGGAGAAGGCGGCGGGCGCCCCCAGGACGCGCCCGCGGCCGACGCCGACCGCGCCGCCGACAAGTCCGCGGCGCCCGCGCCCTCGGCCACCGGCCAGGCCGTCGCCGCCGGCCCCGCGGGCCAGACCGTCCAGTGCGACGGAGACGGCAGCACGGGCAACCGCGTGCAGGTCGTGTACGTCCACGGCCCTGGCCGCGACCGCTACTCCGCCTACGTGGCCTCGTTCCGCAAATGGGCGGCCGACGCCGACCTCATCTATGCCGCCAGCGCCCAGGAGACCGGCGGGGTCCGGCACATCCGCTACGTGACGGCCGCCGACTGCACCCCGACCGTGCTCAACATCGAGCTCCCGGACTCCGCGCTCGCGGAGTTCAGCGCGACCAACGCCGCGCTCGCCGGCAAGGGGCTCGACCGTCGCGACCGCAAGTACATGATCTTCGCGGACACCCAGGTCTACTGCGGCATAGGAACCTTCAACGGCGACGAGCGGCCCGGCCAGGCCAACATCAGCAACTTCGGTCCCTCCTACGGACGTACGGACTCCGGCTGCTGGGGCGGCCACACCGCGGCGCACGAACTCGGCCACAACCTGGGCGCGGTCAACAACAGCGCCCCGAACACCAGCCGCGGCGCGCACTGCACCGACGAGTTCGACGTCATGTGCTACTCGGACACCCCGTACTACCCGCAGATGCGCAACATCTGCACCAACAAGGCCTCCGAGAACATCCTGGACTGCAACCACGACGACTACTTCCACACCAGCCCCAAGGCCGGCAGCTACCTGGCCACGCACTGGAACATCGCCGACAACCAGTTCCTGATGAAGAACAAGGGCGGCGGTGGCACCGACCCCGGTCCGAACCCGCGGCCGAGCCCCTCGCCGACCAAGAAGCCGACGCCCGGCCCGACCAAGAAGCCCACGGGCGGACCGGCTGTGACGGTTGGTCAGATTCAGTCGGACTCCGCCGTCGCGAGCTGGCCCAAGGTCGAGGGGGCGGCCTGGTACCAGGTCCTGCTGAACGGCAAGCACCTGGGCTGGGTCCAGTCCCCGGTGCTGCGCGTCTACAACCTCCGGCCCGACACCTCCTACACGGTCGCCGTCTCCGTCCGCGACAGCGCCGGCCGGGACAGCGGAGCCGGCAAGGCCGCGTCCTTCCGTACGAAGGGCACGGGCGGTGGCGCGACCACCCCCGGGACCCGGTACCTGCTCGGGAACGGCAGCACCGGCATGGCCGCCGAGGTGTGGGGCGGGCGCGCCGCCGACGGCACCGTGCTCGTCGGGGCGCGCTCCAACGGGTACGCGCAGCAGCAGTGGTACTTCGACGACGCGGGCGGCGGACTGGTCCGCATCCGCTCCGCGGTCTCCGGCAAGTGCCTGCAGCCGGGCGGTACTCCCGCCGCGGGCATGTGGATCGTGCAGCAGCCCTGCGGTCGCGCCGCTGCGCAGAGCTGGAAGCTGACCACCCGCGGTGGCGCGGTGAGCGTCACCGACCCGAGCGGCGGCTTCGCGCTGACCGTGAGCAGCCGTCCCTACTACGGCAACTGGCTGCTGGACCTCCAGCGCACCGACGGCCGTGCCCCGCAGGTCTGGACCGTGCAGAAGGCCGGCTGA
- a CDS encoding CAP domain-containing protein, giving the protein MKKHRKKTHHRKIAVAVGALALVAVPATAMACLDPQGTGPTRSVVAERDSRPWHGDPGAQQPAEAPVQADAPAEIVEQPPVQQPVEYAPPAPSEAQQPAEPVEPVEPPAEPATEPPVAPTAAPGPSDSAAPAGAVAEVLALVNKERAAVGCPVLTVNEKLTKAAQDHSEDMAAHSNMSHTGSDGSDPGQRITRAGYQWRTYAENVAYGYPTAAKVMEGWMNSPGHKRNILDCNVKEIGIGLAQPGQYWTQDFGATR; this is encoded by the coding sequence ATGAAGAAGCACCGTAAGAAGACGCACCACAGGAAAATAGCCGTCGCTGTCGGGGCACTGGCCCTCGTGGCCGTACCCGCCACGGCCATGGCCTGCCTCGACCCGCAGGGAACCGGCCCGACACGGTCCGTCGTGGCCGAGCGGGACAGCCGCCCCTGGCACGGCGACCCCGGTGCGCAGCAGCCCGCGGAGGCCCCGGTCCAGGCCGACGCCCCCGCCGAGATCGTCGAGCAGCCGCCCGTCCAGCAGCCCGTCGAGTACGCGCCTCCCGCGCCGAGCGAGGCGCAGCAGCCGGCGGAGCCGGTGGAACCGGTGGAGCCCCCCGCCGAACCGGCCACCGAGCCGCCCGTCGCGCCGACCGCAGCCCCCGGGCCCTCGGACTCCGCGGCGCCCGCCGGTGCCGTGGCCGAGGTTCTCGCGCTCGTCAACAAGGAGCGCGCCGCGGTCGGGTGCCCCGTACTCACCGTGAACGAGAAGCTCACGAAGGCAGCTCAGGACCACAGTGAGGACATGGCCGCCCACTCGAACATGTCCCACACCGGCTCCGACGGATCCGACCCGGGCCAGCGGATCACCCGGGCCGGCTACCAGTGGCGCACGTACGCCGAGAACGTCGCGTACGGCTACCCCACCGCCGCCAAGGTCATGGAGGGCTGGATGAACAGCCCGGGCCACAAGCGGAACATCCTCGACTGCAACGTCAAGGAGATCGGCATCGGCCTCGCGCAGCCCGGCCAGTACTGGACACAGGACTTCGGCGCCACCCGCTGA
- a CDS encoding RICIN domain-containing protein, producing MRVTTTLLLGGALALAPLTPATGAPAAASGPAGRATTYDAVQSFQNQATGLCLDDTSNGFRAWSCNGSNPQRWSVRVWGDGTRQLMNINTGRCIENTNSSFHTAACNSSPEQSWWVQVWGDGTVRFQNQHTSRCIDDSSQGLRTWTCNSLPYQSWS from the coding sequence ATGCGCGTCACGACAACGCTCCTGCTCGGCGGGGCCCTTGCCCTCGCCCCCCTCACCCCGGCGACCGGCGCTCCGGCCGCCGCCTCCGGCCCCGCCGGCCGGGCGACGACGTACGACGCCGTCCAGTCCTTCCAGAACCAGGCCACGGGTCTGTGCCTGGACGACACCAGCAACGGCTTCCGCGCCTGGAGCTGCAACGGCTCGAATCCGCAGCGGTGGAGCGTGCGCGTCTGGGGTGACGGGACGCGCCAGTTGATGAACATCAACACCGGCCGCTGCATCGAGAACACCAACAGCAGCTTCCACACCGCGGCCTGCAACTCCAGCCCGGAGCAGAGCTGGTGGGTCCAGGTCTGGGGCGACGGCACCGTCCGCTTCCAGAACCAGCACACCTCGCGCTGCATCGACGACAGCTCCCAGGGCCTCCGTACCTGGACGTGCAACAGCCTTCCGTACCAGAGCTGGTCCTGA
- a CDS encoding phosphatidylinositol-specific phospholipase C domain-containing protein — protein sequence MRTSGTAPRPGADRRARLLRLLALPALALLVLASVLTAPTGAEAASSKYGNARYHQWSFVTSHNAYANTDVNWPFPAPNQSQSIKEQLEGGVRGLMLDTYDPKGSGPVELCHGGTSLCYEQFNSALLTVVNFLQKNPQEVVTIFLENYASRETLSKAVTDLLDAKGAGKMLFDQNDWGIFSSNWPRLKDMVSANQRLVIFQDSWGDVAAGSGTLMNTWSHTVENRYSYGLGQPFGCESRNGNALNTNPMPGTTGLTPLFTMNQFSSDNLDPKSYAKIDNGTQLKSRIQKSCRPAAGGRNPNFVAVDYYQLSDNSGLTPVSVVDELNRDNYVFEPDPAVWTVNDAKQYVGTYGTNRCMVRGDEFPDGSGGLVTQRACANPAPSSHQWTATKPNYDGKGHYWIKAGNGSCLTVPYNNGTPPGDGTQLFWWPCETKWFSGSQLWNVMPTNTDSNGQSHGYYFINQWTGKCLTLDPGTSTAKAGKVTQAACPKR from the coding sequence ATGAGAACCAGTGGTACCGCGCCCCGTCCGGGCGCCGACCGCCGTGCTCGCCTGCTGCGCCTGCTCGCCCTGCCGGCGCTCGCGCTCCTCGTCCTGGCCTCGGTGCTGACGGCTCCCACGGGGGCGGAGGCGGCGAGCAGCAAGTACGGGAACGCGCGCTACCACCAGTGGTCGTTCGTGACCTCGCACAACGCCTACGCCAACACCGATGTGAACTGGCCGTTTCCGGCGCCGAACCAGTCGCAGAGCATCAAGGAGCAGCTCGAGGGCGGGGTGCGCGGGCTCATGCTCGACACGTACGACCCCAAGGGCAGCGGTCCCGTCGAGCTGTGCCACGGCGGCACGTCCCTGTGCTACGAGCAGTTCAACTCCGCGCTGCTGACCGTCGTGAACTTCCTGCAGAAGAACCCGCAGGAGGTGGTGACGATCTTCCTGGAGAACTACGCGAGCCGCGAGACGCTCAGCAAGGCCGTCACCGACCTGCTGGACGCCAAGGGCGCCGGCAAGATGCTCTTCGACCAGAACGACTGGGGCATCTTCAGCAGCAACTGGCCGCGGCTGAAGGACATGGTCTCCGCCAACCAGCGCCTGGTGATCTTCCAGGACAGCTGGGGCGACGTGGCCGCCGGCTCCGGCACCCTGATGAACACCTGGTCGCACACCGTGGAGAACCGGTACAGCTACGGCCTGGGGCAGCCGTTCGGCTGCGAGTCGCGGAACGGCAACGCGCTGAACACGAACCCGATGCCGGGGACGACCGGCCTCACCCCGCTGTTCACCATGAACCAGTTCAGCTCGGACAACCTCGACCCGAAGTCCTACGCCAAGATCGACAACGGCACCCAGCTCAAGAGCCGGATCCAGAAGTCGTGCCGGCCCGCCGCGGGCGGCCGCAACCCGAACTTCGTCGCGGTGGACTACTACCAGCTCTCCGACAACTCGGGCCTCACGCCCGTGTCGGTGGTCGACGAGCTCAACCGCGACAACTACGTCTTCGAGCCCGACCCGGCGGTGTGGACCGTCAACGACGCCAAGCAGTACGTCGGCACCTACGGCACCAACCGCTGCATGGTGCGCGGCGACGAGTTCCCCGACGGCTCCGGCGGCCTGGTCACTCAGCGGGCCTGCGCGAACCCGGCGCCCAGCAGCCACCAGTGGACGGCCACCAAGCCCAACTACGACGGCAAGGGCCACTACTGGATCAAGGCGGGCAACGGCTCCTGCCTGACCGTCCCGTACAACAACGGGACCCCGCCCGGCGACGGCACGCAGCTCTTCTGGTGGCCCTGCGAGACCAAGTGGTTCTCCGGCAGCCAGCTGTGGAACGTCATGCCGACCAACACCGACAGCAACGGCCAGTCGCACGGCTACTACTTCATCAACCAGTGGACCGGCAAATGCCTGACCCTGGACCCCGGCACGTCGACGGCCAAGGCCGGCAAGGTCACCCAGGCCGCCTGCCCCAAGCGCTGA
- a CDS encoding SixA phosphatase family protein — protein sequence MSTGAVTRLVLLRHAKSAWPDVADHERPLGPRGLRDAPEAGRWLRDAGCLPGLVICSTARRTRETWALAAGQLGIEVPVRFDERVYAAEPEDLLEVVSEVPAEVRTLLLVGHNPGLEDLAVNLAQEPGDAVDAEVMGRLSEKFPTSAIAVLACPGSWQELTPGSARLTAFAVPRGAAPRLRNSPEGH from the coding sequence ATGAGCACGGGAGCCGTCACCCGTCTGGTGCTGCTGCGCCACGCCAAATCCGCCTGGCCGGATGTCGCGGACCACGAGCGGCCACTGGGCCCGCGCGGCCTGCGGGACGCGCCCGAGGCGGGACGCTGGCTCCGCGACGCCGGCTGCCTGCCCGGCCTGGTGATCTGTTCCACCGCCCGGCGGACGCGGGAGACCTGGGCGCTGGCGGCGGGACAGCTCGGCATCGAGGTCCCGGTGCGCTTCGACGAGCGGGTGTACGCCGCCGAACCGGAGGATCTGCTGGAGGTGGTGTCCGAGGTGCCGGCGGAGGTACGGACCCTGCTGCTCGTCGGCCACAACCCGGGCCTGGAGGATCTGGCCGTCAACCTCGCCCAGGAGCCGGGGGACGCCGTCGATGCCGAGGTGATGGGGCGCCTGTCGGAGAAGTTCCCGACGTCCGCCATCGCGGTGCTCGCCTGCCCCGGTTCCTGGCAGGAGCTCACGCCGGGCTCGGCACGGCTGACCGCCTTCGCCGTCCCCCGGGGCGCTGCCCCACGGCTCCGGAACTCCCCCGAGGGCCACTGA
- a CDS encoding alpha/beta hydrolase: protein MRDAVLTLALALALALALALAQPLTMPLSRCKTSLTEGGTTVRSLLTRTTGFRAAIRATALTAAAAAAVAATALTGSAAHAVGVADVPTIPAFTDGQGLTQVAGATEVRSETDFTLTVTTPQLSGRHKVRVFLPSGYYAEPGKRWPVTYFLHGGGGTVNDAAAAPALRDDRMITVVPDGGLKGWYANWHMQNTAEGAANWETFHLLQVVPFIDANLRTQPDRGHRAVVGLSMGGFGALHYAQARPDLFGRVASLSGGIDFGLWEVRAAVLATELNLTGAWCASTTSGTGDCTGYGPVVDSDAIFGSPYAIFNDRKWNEANPASLANLGKLAGTGVTLYTGNQGLIDGKTAVASTNVANRLNHLGIPNRFVNYGNGSALSPTCKGDHSYGCWAPALADYIPRLANEFAQAG, encoded by the coding sequence GTGCGAGACGCCGTCCTGACCCTGGCCCTGGCCTTGGCCCTGGCCCTGGCCCTGGCCCTGGCCCAGCCCCTGACCATGCCCTTGTCCCGCTGCAAGACCAGCCTCACGGAAGGGGGAACCACCGTGCGATCCCTGCTCACCCGCACGACCGGCTTCCGCGCCGCGATACGGGCCACCGCGCTGACCGCCGCCGCCGCGGCGGCGGTCGCGGCGACGGCCCTCACCGGCTCCGCGGCTCACGCCGTCGGCGTCGCCGATGTACCCACGATCCCGGCCTTCACCGACGGGCAGGGTCTGACCCAGGTCGCCGGAGCCACCGAGGTACGCTCGGAGACCGACTTCACCCTCACCGTCACCACGCCGCAGCTCTCCGGCCGGCACAAGGTACGCGTCTTCCTGCCGAGCGGCTACTACGCCGAGCCCGGCAAGCGCTGGCCGGTGACGTACTTCCTGCACGGGGGTGGCGGCACGGTGAACGACGCCGCCGCGGCCCCGGCCCTGCGGGACGACCGGATGATCACCGTCGTACCGGACGGCGGTCTGAAGGGCTGGTACGCGAACTGGCACATGCAGAACACCGCCGAGGGCGCCGCCAACTGGGAGACCTTCCACCTCCTGCAGGTGGTCCCCTTCATCGACGCCAACCTGCGGACCCAGCCCGACCGCGGCCATCGTGCGGTCGTCGGCCTGTCCATGGGCGGCTTCGGGGCCCTGCACTACGCCCAGGCCCGCCCCGACCTGTTCGGGCGCGTCGCCTCCCTGTCCGGGGGCATCGACTTCGGCCTGTGGGAGGTCCGTGCCGCGGTGCTGGCCACGGAGCTCAACCTGACCGGCGCCTGGTGCGCCTCCACCACCTCGGGTACCGGCGACTGCACCGGCTACGGACCGGTGGTGGACAGCGACGCGATCTTCGGCTCGCCGTACGCGATCTTCAACGACCGGAAATGGAACGAGGCCAACCCCGCCTCGCTCGCCAATCTGGGCAAGCTCGCCGGCACCGGGGTCACCCTCTACACCGGAAACCAGGGGCTGATCGACGGCAAGACGGCGGTCGCCTCCACCAACGTCGCGAACCGCCTGAACCACCTGGGCATCCCGAACCGCTTCGTCAACTACGGCAACGGCTCCGCCCTGTCGCCCACCTGCAAGGGCGACCACTCCTACGGCTGCTGGGCCCCCGCCCTCGCCGACTACATCCCCCGCCTGGCGAACGAGTTCGCCCAGGCGGGCTGA
- a CDS encoding alpha/beta fold hydrolase encodes MSDEAPRGTVVLVHGGFVDGSGWQGVYEALKQDGYGVAVVQKPTLSLDGDVAATRRVIDARSGPVVLVGHCYGGVVITEAGNHEKVAALVYIAAFAPGRGESVNTLIDDPRPGTPVLPILPPVNGCLLLDRDKFAAAFAGDIPLAQAEFLADAQVPWGLDAAGGVVSTAAWRSKPAWYLVASDDRMIPPRAQRAMAERIGARTVEVVGSHAVYVSQPAAVAGLIKRAAAG; translated from the coding sequence ATGAGCGACGAGGCGCCGCGCGGGACCGTCGTCCTGGTCCACGGCGGATTCGTGGACGGGTCCGGCTGGCAGGGCGTCTACGAAGCTCTCAAGCAGGACGGCTACGGCGTGGCCGTCGTGCAGAAGCCCACCCTCTCGCTGGACGGGGATGTGGCCGCCACCCGGCGGGTCATCGATGCCCGGTCGGGTCCCGTCGTCCTGGTCGGCCACTGCTACGGCGGAGTGGTGATCACCGAGGCGGGCAACCACGAGAAGGTGGCGGCGCTGGTGTACATCGCCGCGTTCGCCCCCGGCAGGGGCGAGTCGGTGAACACCCTGATCGACGACCCGCGGCCCGGCACCCCCGTGCTGCCGATCCTCCCGCCGGTCAACGGCTGCCTGCTCCTGGACCGGGACAAGTTCGCCGCCGCGTTCGCGGGCGACATCCCGCTCGCGCAGGCGGAGTTCCTGGCGGACGCGCAGGTCCCCTGGGGTCTCGACGCGGCCGGCGGCGTGGTGTCCACAGCGGCCTGGCGCTCCAAGCCCGCTTGGTACCTGGTCGCTTCCGACGACCGCATGATCCCGCCGCGCGCCCAGCGCGCGATGGCGGAGCGCATCGGGGCCCGGACCGTCGAGGTCGTCGGCAGCCACGCCGTCTACGTCTCGCAGCCGGCCGCCGTCGCCGGCCTGATCAAACGGGCCGCCGCGGGCTGA